In Paramicrobacterium humi, the genomic stretch TGCGAAACGAAGACGGGCACCGAGTCACCCGAGAGCAGGTCGAGGCGCTTCTCGGCTGGGGGAGCGACACGTCGTTCCAGTCGGCGATCGACGTGAGCCCGGCCCGCGCCTTCCTTCATGACACGAACGGCGTGCCCGTTCTCGTGGACCTCGCCTCGATGCGCGACGCCATCGGGAGCATCGGCGGTGATCCCGCGAGCGTGAACCCGCGCGTCCCCTCGGAGCTCGTGATCGACCACTCCGTGATCGCGGACGTGTTCGGAACCGAGGATGCCGCCGAGCGGAACGTCGACATCGAATACGAGCGCAACGCCGAGCGCTACCGGTTCCTGCGGTGGGGTCAGCAGGCGATGGACGGCTTCGAGGTCGTACCGCCCGGCACGGGCATCATGCACCAGGTGAACCTGGAGCACCTCGCTCGCGTCGTCATGGCCGACGGCGGCTGGGCGTACCCCGACATCTGCTTCGGCACTGACTCCCACACGACGATGGTCAACGGCCTCGGCGTTCTCGGCTGGGGGATCGGCGGCATCGAGGCCGAAGCCGTGATGCTCGGGGAGACCCTGAGCATGCTCGTGCCGCGCGTCGTGGGGGTCCGGCTCACGGGCGAGCTGCAGGACGCCGTCACCGCCACGGATCTCGTGCTCACGATCACGGAGCTCATGCGCCGCCACGGCGTCGTGGGAAAGTTCGTCGAGTTCCACGGCGAAGGCGTCGGAGCGATCGGCCTCGCCGACCGTGCCACGATCGCGAACATGGCTCCCGAGTTCGGGGCGACGTGCGCGTACTTCCCCATCGACGACGAAACGATCCGCTACTTGCGATTCACCGGGCGGGACCCGCAGCGCGTCGCCCTCGTCGAGGCGTACGCGAAGGCGCAGGGACTCTGGCACCGCCCCGAGTCGATCGCCCGGTACAGCGAGAGCATCGAGCTCGATCTCGGCAGCATCCGCCCCTCGCTCGCCGGCCCGAGACGCCCCCAGGACCGCCTGGCGCTCGCCGAGGCGAAGCCGCAGTTCCGCCGCGCCCTCGCGGACCTCATGCCCGGTGCCGACATCGATGCTCCCGTGCGCGTGACACTCGACGGGGACGCGCACGACATGCACCCGGGCGCGGTCGCGATCGCCGCGATCACCTCGTGCACGAACACCTCGAACCCCCGCGTCATGGTGGCCTCGGCGCTGCTCGCCCGCAACGCCGTCGAGCGTGGGCTGTCGAGCAAGCCGTGGGTGAAGACGACGCTGTCGCCCGGATCACGAGTCGTCACCGACTACATCTCGCGCGCCGGTCTCATGCCGTACTTCGACAAGCTCGGCTTCACCCTCGCGGGGTACGGCTGCATGACGTGCATCGGAGCGTCGGGGCCGCTGATCCCCGAAGTTCAGGATGCCGTGCGCGAGCAGGGTCTCGGCGTCGCCGCCGTGCTCTCGGGCAACCGGAACTTCGACGGTCGCATCAACCCCGACGTGCGATTCAACTACCTCGCGTCGCCGCCGCTCGTCGTGGCCTACGCGCTCGCGGGCACCATGGACGTCGACTGGGATGCCGAGGCGATCGGGCGCGACCGGGACGGGAACCTCGTTTTCTTGCGGGACCTCTGGCCCTCGGGCGCCGAGATCGACGCCGTTGTCTCCCAGAATCTCAGCGCGGACATGTTCAGCGAAGCGTACGCGCACGTGTTCGAGGGGGATCATCGCTGGCGGGGGCTCGCCACTCCCGATGGCGAAACGTTCGACTGGGATGAGGACAGCGTGTACATCCGGCACGCGCCCTACTTCGACGGAATGAGCCGGGACCCGAAGCCGGCCGCCGACCTCGAGGGCGCGCGAGCGCTCGTTGTGCTCGGCGACTCCGTCACGACCGATCACATCTCGCCCGCCGGCGCGATCCCCGCCGCTTCCGTCGCCGGACGCTACCTCGCGGAGCGCGGAGTCGAGCGCTTCCAACTCAACACGTACGCTTCGCGTCGCGGAAACCACGAGGTCATGATGCGCGGCTGCTTCGCGAACGTGCGCCTGCGCAACAGGCTCGTCGAGGGGACGGAAGGCGGCTACACGCGTGACTTCACGAACGGCGGCGCCGTGACGACGATTTTCGACGCCGCAATGGCGTACCGGAGTGCGGGAACGCCGCTCGTGGTGCTCGGCGGGAAGGAGTACGGGACCGGATCATCGCGCGACTGGGCAGCGAAGGGACCCTCTCTCCTGGGGGTCAAAGCCGTGCTCGCCGAATCGTTCGAACGGATTCACCGCTCCAATCTCATCGGAATGGGCGTTCTGCCCCTCGAATTCCTGCCCGGCGACAGCGCCGCGTCGCTCGGCATCACGGGCACCGAGCACTTCGACATCCGCGGGATCTCCACGCTTGACGAGAACAAGCGACGCGAACGCGTGCGCGTGAGCGCGGACGGCCGCGAGTTCGAGATGATCGTGCGACTCGACACGCCACG encodes the following:
- the acnA gene encoding aconitate hydratase AcnA, producing MSEPSTRWGRGSFDVARELRVGDVSYRIASLDGFDVEHLPYSIRIVLENLLRNEDGHRVTREQVEALLGWGSDTSFQSAIDVSPARAFLHDTNGVPVLVDLASMRDAIGSIGGDPASVNPRVPSELVIDHSVIADVFGTEDAAERNVDIEYERNAERYRFLRWGQQAMDGFEVVPPGTGIMHQVNLEHLARVVMADGGWAYPDICFGTDSHTTMVNGLGVLGWGIGGIEAEAVMLGETLSMLVPRVVGVRLTGELQDAVTATDLVLTITELMRRHGVVGKFVEFHGEGVGAIGLADRATIANMAPEFGATCAYFPIDDETIRYLRFTGRDPQRVALVEAYAKAQGLWHRPESIARYSESIELDLGSIRPSLAGPRRPQDRLALAEAKPQFRRALADLMPGADIDAPVRVTLDGDAHDMHPGAVAIAAITSCTNTSNPRVMVASALLARNAVERGLSSKPWVKTTLSPGSRVVTDYISRAGLMPYFDKLGFTLAGYGCMTCIGASGPLIPEVQDAVREQGLGVAAVLSGNRNFDGRINPDVRFNYLASPPLVVAYALAGTMDVDWDAEAIGRDRDGNLVFLRDLWPSGAEIDAVVSQNLSADMFSEAYAHVFEGDHRWRGLATPDGETFDWDEDSVYIRHAPYFDGMSRDPKPAADLEGARALVVLGDSVTTDHISPAGAIPAASVAGRYLAERGVERFQLNTYASRRGNHEVMMRGCFANVRLRNRLVEGTEGGYTRDFTNGGAVTTIFDAAMAYRSAGTPLVVLGGKEYGTGSSRDWAAKGPSLLGVKAVLAESFERIHRSNLIGMGVLPLEFLPGDSAASLGITGTEHFDIRGISTLDENKRRERVRVSADGREFEMIVRLDTPREHQYFSHGGIMRFVLRHLATERPAAV